The proteins below come from a single Oscillatoria sp. FACHB-1407 genomic window:
- a CDS encoding LL-diaminopimelate aminotransferase has translation MQFANRLEPLQANVFADMDRAKARARAVGRDVIDLSLGSSDLPTPPHVLEAIAHSLADSSTHGYLLFHGTRSFRQAAAQWYTQKFGVAVDPETEVLPLIGSQEGTAHLPLAVLNPGDFALLQDPGYPSHAGGVYLASGQIYPMPLRAEHNFLPVFEEIPPHVLAQSRMMVLSYPHNPTTAIAPLSFFQKAVAFCQQHNLVLVHDFPYADLYFEGEAPVSVLQADPDKSVSIEFFTMSKSYNMGGFRVGYAIGNADLIRALRQVKAAVDFNQYRGILNGAIAALTQSQEGVQAVIETFRQRRDAFITALHEIGWQVPTPTATMYVWAKLPEPWVADSIKFCTQLVEATGVAVAPGAGFGKSGEGYLRFALVHEPEILKIAVKRMAEFMEIH, from the coding sequence ATGCAATTTGCAAACCGATTAGAACCGCTTCAAGCTAATGTCTTTGCCGATATGGATCGCGCCAAGGCAAGAGCGAGAGCGGTGGGGCGAGACGTGATCGATTTATCGCTGGGGTCATCTGACCTGCCGACTCCACCCCATGTGTTAGAAGCGATCGCCCACTCGTTAGCTGATTCCAGCACACACGGATACCTCCTTTTCCACGGCACGCGATCGTTTCGGCAGGCGGCTGCCCAGTGGTACACCCAGAAATTTGGCGTTGCAGTTGATCCAGAAACAGAGGTGTTGCCCCTGATTGGGTCACAGGAGGGAACCGCTCACTTGCCGCTGGCAGTGCTCAATCCGGGGGATTTTGCTCTATTACAAGATCCGGGCTATCCCTCCCATGCGGGTGGGGTTTATCTTGCCAGTGGGCAAATTTACCCCATGCCACTCCGGGCAGAGCACAACTTTCTGCCAGTGTTTGAGGAGATTCCACCCCATGTGTTGGCGCAGTCGCGCATGATGGTGTTGAGTTATCCCCATAACCCCACAACCGCGATCGCCCCCCTCTCGTTCTTTCAAAAAGCCGTGGCTTTCTGTCAGCAGCACAACCTGGTGTTAGTCCACGACTTTCCGTATGCGGACCTGTATTTTGAGGGAGAGGCTCCTGTCTCTGTATTACAGGCTGACCCTGACAAAAGCGTCTCCATCGAATTTTTTACCATGTCGAAGTCTTACAACATGGGCGGATTTCGAGTGGGATATGCCATCGGCAATGCTGACCTGATTCGAGCGTTGCGGCAGGTCAAAGCAGCCGTTGATTTTAACCAATATCGCGGCATTTTGAATGGGGCGATCGCGGCTCTAACCCAATCTCAAGAGGGGGTTCAGGCGGTGATCGAAACGTTTCGGCAACGACGCGATGCCTTTATTACCGCTCTCCATGAGATCGGTTGGCAGGTGCCTACCCCGACTGCAACGATGTACGTCTGGGCAAAACTTCCAGAACCCTGGGTGGCAGATTCAATAAAATTCTGCACGCAATTAGTAGAAGCGACCGGAGTTGCTGTTGCTCCAGGAGCAGGATTTGGTAAATCAGGCGAAGGCTATTTGCGATTTGCCTTAGTGCATGAACCAGAGATTCTTAAAATTGCTGTCAAGCGGATGGCTGAATTTATGGAAATTCACTAA
- the trxA gene encoding thioredoxin, protein MSSVVFDLTDSEFSTEVLDAKQPVLVYFWAPWCGPCRLMSPAITWAANHYGDRLKVVKMEVDPNPESVARCKVQGVPALVMFKDGEPVETVEGAINKQKLEELLAQQLAAV, encoded by the coding sequence ATGAGTAGCGTTGTTTTTGATCTCACCGATTCCGAGTTTTCGACCGAAGTGCTGGATGCAAAACAGCCCGTCTTAGTTTACTTTTGGGCACCCTGGTGTGGACCTTGTCGTTTAATGTCGCCAGCGATTACCTGGGCAGCCAACCATTACGGCGATCGCCTAAAAGTTGTCAAAATGGAAGTTGACCCCAACCCCGAAAGTGTGGCTCGTTGTAAAGTCCAGGGGGTTCCGGCGTTAGTCATGTTTAAAGATGGCGAACCCGTTGAAACCGTTGAGGGTGCAATTAACAAACAAAAGCTCGAAGAACTGTTGGCTCAACAGTTAGCAGCGGTGTAG
- a CDS encoding PspA/IM30 family protein, with protein sequence MGLFDRVSRVVRSNLNAAVSSAEDPEKILEQALIDMQEDLIQLRQAVASAIASQKRVQQQYNQTQSEANNWQQRAQLALQKGDENLAREALSRRKVQLETATALKAQLDQQTTTVDTLKRNLIALEGKIAEAKTKKDMLKARASAAKANEQLQSTVNSMGTSSAMAAFERMEEKVLQMEARSQAVAELAGADLESQFAALESGSDVDAELEAMKQQLLGGGSANQAQLPGTPAAQPASSGTTSGTTAPKDAAVDAELEALKTQLDNL encoded by the coding sequence ATGGGACTATTTGACCGTGTTAGCCGAGTCGTTCGCTCTAACCTCAACGCTGCTGTTAGCTCTGCCGAAGATCCAGAGAAAATCCTGGAGCAAGCTCTGATTGACATGCAGGAAGACCTGATTCAGTTGCGTCAGGCTGTGGCAAGTGCGATCGCTAGCCAAAAGCGAGTCCAACAGCAATACAATCAAACTCAATCGGAAGCCAACAACTGGCAGCAAAGAGCACAACTCGCTCTCCAAAAAGGAGATGAGAACTTAGCACGAGAGGCTCTTAGCCGCCGCAAGGTTCAACTGGAAACCGCAACTGCCCTTAAAGCACAACTCGACCAGCAGACAACAACGGTTGATACGTTGAAGCGCAATTTGATTGCGTTAGAAGGCAAGATTGCTGAAGCTAAAACCAAGAAGGATATGCTGAAGGCACGCGCCAGTGCAGCCAAGGCAAATGAGCAGTTGCAAAGCACGGTAAATAGCATGGGCACCAGCAGTGCGATGGCAGCCTTTGAGCGTATGGAAGAAAAAGTGCTGCAAATGGAAGCCCGCTCTCAAGCGGTTGCTGAGTTGGCAGGTGCTGATCTGGAGAGCCAATTTGCCGCTTTGGAATCGGGTAGCGATGTCGATGCTGAACTCGAAGCGATGAAACAGCAATTATTGGGTGGAGGCTCCGCCAACCAAGCTCAACTCCCCGGCACTCCCGCAGCGCAACCTGCCTCATCGGGCACAACATCTGGTACAACCGCTCCTAAAGATGCAGCAGTAGATGCAGAATTAGAAGCTCTTAAAACTCAGTTAGACAACCTCTAA
- the ftsH2 gene encoding ATP-dependent zinc metalloprotease FtsH2, producing the protein MKFSWRVILLWTLPALVIGFFFWQSAFSSSPMDMGRNTASTRMTYGRFWEYLDAHRVTSVDLYDGGRTAIVEAVDPELDNRIQRLRVDLPGNLPDLVTRLRKEGISLDFHPPRNDGAIWGVLGNLIFPVLLIGGLFFLFRRSSNVPGGPGQAMNFGKSRARFSMEAKTGVKFDDVAGIEEAKEELQEVVTFLKKPERFTAVGAKIPKGVLLVGPPGTGKTLLAKAIAGEAGVPFFSISGSEFVEMFVGVGASRVRDLFKKAKENAPCIIFIDEIDAVGRQRGAGIGGGNDEREQTLNQLLTEMDGFEGNTGIIIIAATNRPDVLDSALLRPGRFDRQVTVDAPDIKGRLEVLQVHARNKKLAQEVSLEAIARRTPGFTGADLANLLNEAAILTARRRKDAITMLEIDDAIDRVVAGMEGTPLVDSKSKRLIAYHELGHAIVGTLLKDHDPVQKVTLIPRGQAQGLTWFIPNEDQGLISRAQIMARITGALGGRAAEHVIFGDAEVTTGAGNDLQQVTSMARQMVTRFGMSDLGPLSLESQTGEVFLGRDWMTRSEYSEEIAARIDAQVRSIVERCYDEACRLVRENRVVVDRLVDLLIEKESIDGEEFRQIVAEYTTVPEKDRYVPQL; encoded by the coding sequence ATGAAATTTTCCTGGAGAGTTATCCTGCTCTGGACATTGCCAGCCCTGGTCATTGGCTTTTTCTTCTGGCAAAGCGCATTCTCCTCATCCCCCATGGACATGGGACGCAATACGGCTAGCACCCGGATGACCTATGGACGGTTTTGGGAATATCTGGACGCCCATCGTGTGACCAGCGTTGATCTATATGACGGTGGACGCACTGCCATCGTCGAAGCAGTTGATCCAGAGCTAGATAATCGAATCCAGCGTTTGCGAGTCGATTTACCTGGTAATCTGCCCGATCTGGTGACCCGTCTACGCAAAGAGGGAATTAGTTTGGATTTCCATCCTCCTCGCAATGATGGAGCCATTTGGGGTGTGTTGGGCAATCTCATCTTCCCAGTGTTACTGATTGGTGGCTTATTCTTCCTGTTCCGCCGTTCTAGCAATGTGCCCGGTGGTCCTGGTCAGGCGATGAACTTTGGTAAGTCGAGGGCAAGATTCTCGATGGAAGCCAAAACAGGCGTGAAGTTTGATGACGTCGCAGGCATCGAAGAAGCCAAAGAAGAATTGCAAGAAGTAGTCACCTTCTTGAAGAAGCCAGAGCGATTTACAGCAGTAGGTGCCAAGATTCCCAAAGGGGTGTTGTTAGTCGGTCCTCCTGGAACGGGTAAGACGTTACTTGCCAAGGCGATCGCGGGTGAAGCAGGCGTTCCTTTCTTCAGCATTTCGGGTTCTGAATTCGTGGAAATGTTTGTGGGTGTAGGTGCGTCTCGCGTTCGTGACCTGTTCAAGAAAGCGAAGGAAAATGCTCCCTGCATCATCTTTATCGATGAAATTGACGCGGTTGGTCGGCAACGGGGCGCAGGAATTGGCGGTGGTAACGACGAGCGGGAACAAACCCTCAACCAACTCCTGACTGAGATGGATGGTTTTGAGGGCAATACCGGAATCATCATCATCGCAGCAACCAACCGTCCTGATGTACTCGATTCTGCCTTGTTGCGTCCGGGTCGCTTTGACCGCCAGGTCACGGTAGACGCTCCCGATATCAAAGGTCGCTTGGAAGTATTGCAGGTTCACGCCCGCAACAAAAAGTTGGCTCAAGAGGTGTCGCTAGAGGCGATCGCTCGTCGGACTCCGGGTTTCACTGGAGCGGATCTGGCTAACCTGTTAAACGAAGCGGCTATTCTCACGGCTCGTCGCCGCAAAGATGCCATCACCATGTTGGAAATCGATGATGCGATCGATCGCGTGGTTGCCGGTATGGAGGGCACTCCGCTGGTAGACAGTAAGAGCAAGCGTCTGATCGCTTACCACGAACTGGGACATGCGATCGTCGGTACGTTGTTGAAGGATCATGACCCGGTTCAAAAGGTAACGCTGATTCCTCGTGGGCAGGCTCAGGGGTTGACCTGGTTCATCCCTAACGAAGATCAGGGCTTGATCTCTCGTGCGCAAATCATGGCTCGCATTACGGGAGCGTTGGGCGGACGTGCAGCAGAGCATGTGATCTTCGGTGATGCTGAAGTAACTACAGGTGCAGGCAATGACTTGCAGCAAGTCACCTCCATGGCGCGTCAGATGGTAACTCGATTTGGTATGTCTGACCTCGGTCCTCTGTCGCTGGAGAGCCAAACAGGTGAAGTCTTCTTGGGGCGTGACTGGATGACTCGTTCTGAGTACTCCGAAGAGATCGCTGCTCGCATTGATGCTCAGGTACGTTCCATCGTTGAACGGTGTTACGACGAGGCTTGTCGCCTGGTTCGTGAAAATCGAGTTGTTGTCGATCGCCTGGTTGACCTGCTAATCGAAAAGGAATCGATTGATGGAGAGGAGTTCCGGCAGATTGTAGCGGAATACACGACTGTTCCTGAGAAAGACCGCTACGTGCCGCAGCTTTAG
- a CDS encoding permease: protein MTKLNNALTLFFSLLVEAMPFLLLGVLFSSVLLLFVDERKLVALVPKNPALAALSGSLIGCLFPVCECGNVPVARRLLVQGAPSAMAIGFLLAAPTVNPIVFWATYTAFRDQPEIVFLRLGCSLLIATIIGWIFSAQVDLRPLMQPAIARMMPAPLKPSKPSGYVGDGPVPELLQPGTFLLGQSGQPLRFDGLLQSSAVSSSVLSKPLAVRFQLMLENILQELRELGGVLIIGAAIASILQVTIPREWVLGLGQDQITSILAMMLLATIVSICSTVDAFFALSFASIFTTGSLLAFLVFGPMIDLKNIALLLSIFRGRAIVYLFAIAGQLTFVLALLVNIYLS, encoded by the coding sequence ATGACCAAACTCAACAACGCCTTAACCTTATTTTTTAGCTTGCTTGTCGAGGCAATGCCGTTTTTGTTATTGGGAGTGCTGTTTTCAAGTGTGTTGCTGCTGTTTGTGGATGAGCGCAAGTTAGTTGCACTAGTTCCTAAAAACCCTGCTCTGGCAGCCCTCTCAGGAAGTTTAATTGGTTGTTTGTTTCCAGTTTGTGAGTGTGGCAATGTGCCTGTGGCGCGACGGCTATTGGTGCAGGGTGCTCCGTCTGCGATGGCGATCGGCTTTTTGTTGGCGGCTCCTACGGTCAACCCCATTGTCTTTTGGGCGACCTACACTGCCTTTCGCGACCAACCCGAAATCGTGTTTTTGCGATTGGGTTGTTCACTGTTGATTGCGACGATTATCGGCTGGATCTTTAGTGCTCAGGTTGATCTGCGTCCGTTGATGCAACCAGCGATCGCCCGGATGATGCCTGCGCCGCTCAAGCCTTCCAAGCCTTCTGGATATGTGGGCGATGGACCTGTGCCAGAGTTGCTGCAACCGGGCACCTTTTTGTTGGGGCAGTCGGGTCAACCGCTGCGCTTTGATGGCTTGCTCCAGTCCAGTGCGGTTAGCAGTTCGGTGTTGTCAAAGCCTCTGGCTGTGCGCTTTCAGCTGATGCTGGAAAATATTTTGCAGGAACTGCGAGAACTGGGTGGAGTACTGATAATTGGGGCAGCGATCGCCTCTATTTTGCAGGTCACCATTCCCCGTGAATGGGTGCTGGGCTTAGGGCAAGATCAAATTACATCCATCCTGGCAATGATGTTGCTGGCAACAATTGTGTCGATTTGCTCCACAGTGGATGCCTTTTTTGCCCTATCGTTTGCCTCGATTTTTACGACCGGGTCACTGCTCGCCTTTTTGGTGTTTGGACCCATGATTGACCTGAAAAACATTGCCTTACTCCTCTCGATTTTTAGAGGACGGGCGATCGTGTATCTGTTTGCGATCGCGGGTCAACTCACCTTTGTGTTGGCATTGCTTGTAAATATTTACCTGAGTTGA
- a CDS encoding TIGR03943 family putative permease subunit: protein MATRSRRSKPFRLQDLGNVSWLLWLDITAILAWGVLLLKYWLTNKLNILLHPDYMWLAYSTGAFFLVLAGLRTWQVVQLSRSHGISGSTLQHFSLLPRRWSAGILLVVALLGLVFTPEPFASETALARGVTDTLTMTRSRPQAFRGGTQPGERSLIEWVRTLNVYPEPDAYKGQDVNVEGFVIASPDLPSGYFTIARFVITCCAADVYPVGLPVKLGEGQTSYPSDTWLRVQGKMTTETLNNQRQLVIAATQLEQIEEPENPYDY, encoded by the coding sequence ATGGCTACTCGATCACGACGCTCCAAACCATTCCGCTTACAAGATTTGGGTAATGTGTCCTGGCTGTTGTGGCTAGATATCACGGCAATTTTGGCATGGGGAGTGCTGCTGCTGAAATATTGGCTTACCAACAAACTCAACATCTTGTTGCACCCTGACTACATGTGGTTAGCCTACTCCACGGGAGCTTTTTTCCTGGTATTAGCAGGGCTGCGAACCTGGCAGGTGGTTCAACTCAGTCGATCGCACGGCATCAGTGGGTCAACACTACAACACTTCTCGCTGTTACCTCGCCGTTGGAGCGCAGGGATATTGCTCGTGGTGGCATTGTTGGGATTGGTCTTTACGCCAGAACCCTTTGCCAGTGAGACGGCTCTGGCGCGGGGAGTGACCGATACTCTGACGATGACGCGATCGCGCCCGCAGGCATTTCGGGGGGGGACGCAACCGGGAGAGCGATCGCTCATCGAGTGGGTGCGAACCTTGAATGTGTATCCAGAGCCTGACGCTTACAAAGGTCAGGATGTCAACGTTGAGGGATTTGTGATTGCCTCACCTGATCTGCCCAGTGGCTATTTCACGATCGCCCGATTTGTGATTACCTGTTGTGCGGCAGATGTTTATCCTGTGGGGTTGCCTGTCAAGTTGGGTGAAGGGCAAACGTCTTATCCTTCTGATACCTGGTTACGAGTACAGGGCAAGATGACCACTGAAACCCTCAACAATCAACGTCAATTGGTGATTGCTGCTACTCAGCTTGAGCAGATTGAGGAACCGGAGAATCCTTACGATTACTAG
- the cobJ gene encoding precorrin-3B C(17)-methyltransferase: MSLLFQSFQPIAAIATTPSGARVLASFCQSADAVLWVPEAIAPQLADLPTDSLQVKFYSGSLREHLAALWGEHRSFVFSLATGAVVRLVAPLLQDKATDPAVVVVDAEHAISLCGGHQAGADRLTRAIALHLGIAPVLTGGSHELGLSGIDVLGVPFGWQQGNGDWTGVSAAIARREPVQVIQEAGSTLWQAHLPADHPFQFGFPEFNATVKEVLTEPKARVWISAIQRRFAPESNMPRVQWHPRVLWIGVGCERGTSQTVIDTAIRQVLQSNHLAEGAIAGVATIDLKADEVGLVAWCRDRQVPLKCYSAEALREVKVPNPSAVVEAEVGTPSVAEAAALLAAQALSEDDVMLRVPKKVARLEGEPGAVTVAIAQAEQEFIGHSGKLWLIGTGPGQLDQMTPAAQTAVSQADAVIGYGLYIDLIRPLLRPGQIIEALPITQERQRAQRAIALAQWGLTVAVVSSGDSGIYGMAGLVLEELQAKGWDGQTPEIQVFPGITALQAAASRVGTPLMHDFCAISLSDLLTPWDVIEKRLTAAAAADFVTALYNPRSQTRTQQIAIAQQIFLQHRDPQTPVAIVRSAYRPDEQIQLTTLEKLLDTPIDMLTTVLIGNQSTRAHANWMITPRGYLGKREE; this comes from the coding sequence TTGTCATTGTTATTCCAATCCTTTCAGCCGATTGCCGCGATCGCCACTACTCCAAGCGGTGCCAGGGTTCTCGCATCCTTCTGCCAATCCGCAGATGCCGTGTTGTGGGTGCCTGAGGCGATCGCTCCTCAACTTGCCGATCTGCCAACCGATTCGCTGCAAGTCAAGTTTTATTCAGGTTCCCTGCGAGAGCACTTAGCTGCCCTTTGGGGTGAACACCGTAGCTTTGTGTTTAGTCTGGCGACAGGGGCTGTGGTGCGGTTGGTTGCGCCGTTGTTGCAGGACAAAGCCACTGACCCAGCGGTGGTCGTGGTGGATGCTGAGCATGCGATTAGTTTGTGCGGTGGGCATCAAGCTGGAGCCGATCGCTTGACGAGGGCGATCGCCCTGCATTTGGGGATAGCTCCTGTGTTAACAGGGGGTTCCCATGAACTGGGTCTATCGGGAATCGATGTCTTGGGAGTGCCCTTTGGATGGCAACAGGGCAACGGGGATTGGACGGGGGTTAGTGCGGCGATCGCCCGACGAGAGCCTGTTCAGGTGATTCAGGAGGCAGGCTCAACGCTATGGCAAGCTCATTTGCCCGCTGATCACCCTTTTCAGTTTGGCTTTCCAGAGTTCAATGCCACGGTCAAAGAAGTGTTAACAGAGCCAAAAGCCCGTGTGTGGATTAGTGCCATCCAGCGGCGATTTGCTCCGGAGTCCAATATGCCACGAGTGCAGTGGCACCCCCGTGTGTTGTGGATCGGTGTTGGATGTGAGCGGGGAACGTCTCAAACAGTGATTGATACGGCAATTCGACAAGTTTTACAAAGCAACCATCTGGCAGAAGGGGCGATCGCTGGGGTAGCAACCATTGACCTCAAAGCGGATGAAGTGGGTCTGGTGGCGTGGTGTCGCGATCGCCAGGTTCCCCTCAAATGCTACTCAGCAGAGGCACTGCGGGAGGTCAAAGTGCCGAATCCATCCGCTGTGGTTGAAGCAGAGGTTGGCACCCCCAGCGTTGCTGAAGCGGCAGCTTTGTTAGCGGCTCAAGCCTTGAGTGAGGATGATGTCATGTTGCGAGTACCGAAAAAGGTGGCTCGCCTGGAGGGAGAACCGGGAGCCGTCACCGTGGCGATCGCTCAGGCTGAGCAGGAATTCATTGGTCACTCCGGCAAGCTGTGGCTGATTGGCACTGGCCCCGGACAACTGGATCAAATGACTCCAGCGGCTCAAACGGCTGTTTCTCAAGCTGATGCGGTGATTGGCTATGGTTTGTACATTGATCTGATTCGTCCGCTGCTCCGCCCTGGGCAAATCATCGAAGCTCTGCCTATCACTCAAGAACGGCAACGGGCACAACGGGCGATCGCACTGGCGCAATGGGGACTCACGGTTGCGGTTGTGTCATCGGGTGACTCCGGGATCTATGGCATGGCAGGGCTGGTTCTCGAAGAATTGCAGGCCAAGGGTTGGGATGGTCAAACCCCTGAAATTCAGGTATTTCCAGGAATCACGGCTCTGCAAGCGGCTGCTTCTCGTGTAGGTACGCCCTTAATGCATGACTTCTGTGCGATTAGCCTGAGTGATTTGTTGACTCCCTGGGATGTCATTGAAAAACGGCTCACAGCCGCTGCTGCCGCTGATTTCGTTACAGCCCTCTACAACCCACGGTCACAAACCCGCACCCAACAAATCGCGATCGCGCAACAGATCTTCCTGCAACACCGCGATCCCCAGACGCCTGTGGCGATCGTCCGGTCGGCATACCGCCCTGATGAACAGATTCAGCTTACGACGTTAGAGAAGCTACTGGATACACCGATCGATATGCTGACGACCGTCCTGATTGGCAATCAGAGTACCCGTGCCCATGCCAACTGGATGATTACACCGAGGGGGTATTTGGGGAAGAGAGAAGAGTGA
- a CDS encoding sensor histidine kinase: protein MVWQKANLGIQYCLSRFEQLKPPFESADYRAWKLRFLRDRLKLCLWLAFICLLTFIVRDIYDAVYPMQEMADLPQEFKRLFPLVNGVMAVSLLSCLVLLRTRWGKRHPNVIFLSLSWSITLVPQIIMTLWGYPCPEVLSWSLVFLTQATLIPVRWWLHLVSQVGAIAYYLTVYPLLGLTTTVEGDPIYSSSIFLYLFWFCLICDLAVFLYERLQRTEFESQRELQVFLNTVTHDLRTPVMGASMVLQSLLKTPDERITVNRYMLERMLQGSDRQMSLLNSLLEAHSCEVHSFLLQREAVQLNQLLQNTLAEMEPLLTKNEVTLTNKIRDDLPAIQVDPVQIARVFNNLISNAIKHNPPGIQLTLDARVDGKSLRCSVQDNGVGMTFQQSRQLFDLYVKGRRARYLPGLGLGLHLCKQIITAHGGRIGVTSAPNAGANFWFTLPLVSKSSDRLLINQNSSAHFPPSI from the coding sequence ATGGTGTGGCAAAAGGCTAATCTTGGAATTCAATATTGCCTGAGCCGATTTGAACAGTTAAAGCCCCCTTTTGAATCAGCAGATTACCGAGCGTGGAAACTTCGATTTTTGCGCGATCGCCTCAAGTTGTGTTTGTGGCTTGCGTTCATTTGTCTGTTAACTTTTATTGTTCGAGATATTTACGATGCCGTCTATCCCATGCAAGAGATGGCGGATTTGCCCCAGGAATTCAAACGCTTGTTTCCACTGGTCAATGGGGTAATGGCGGTGTCGTTGCTAAGCTGCTTGGTGTTGCTTAGAACTCGATGGGGTAAGCGTCATCCCAATGTCATCTTCTTGAGCTTGTCATGGTCGATTACTCTCGTGCCTCAGATCATCATGACCCTGTGGGGCTATCCCTGTCCTGAGGTCTTGAGTTGGTCACTCGTTTTTTTGACCCAAGCAACGTTGATCCCGGTGCGGTGGTGGTTGCATCTGGTGTCACAAGTGGGAGCGATCGCCTACTACCTCACTGTGTATCCTTTGTTGGGTCTTACCACAACTGTTGAAGGCGACCCGATCTATAGTTCATCAATATTTTTATACCTATTCTGGTTCTGCTTAATTTGTGATTTAGCGGTTTTTCTGTATGAGCGGTTGCAACGGACTGAGTTTGAGTCTCAACGGGAGTTGCAGGTGTTTCTCAATACGGTGACCCACGATTTGAGAACGCCTGTGATGGGAGCATCTATGGTCTTGCAAAGCTTGCTCAAAACACCTGATGAGCGAATCACAGTCAATCGTTACATGCTGGAACGGATGTTGCAGGGCAGCGATCGCCAGATGAGTTTGTTGAACTCCCTGTTAGAAGCTCACTCCTGTGAGGTACACAGCTTTTTGCTACAACGTGAAGCCGTTCAGCTCAATCAGTTGCTACAGAATACCCTGGCTGAAATGGAACCCCTGCTCACGAAGAATGAAGTGACCCTGACAAACAAAATTCGAGACGATTTGCCAGCGATTCAGGTTGACCCGGTACAAATTGCGCGAGTCTTCAATAATTTGATCTCCAACGCCATTAAGCACAACCCTCCAGGCATTCAACTCACCCTCGATGCCAGAGTAGACGGCAAGTCCCTTCGCTGTTCAGTCCAGGACAACGGTGTTGGCATGACCTTTCAGCAATCGCGTCAGTTATTTGACCTCTACGTCAAAGGTCGTCGCGCCCGCTATTTACCTGGTTTGGGTTTGGGGCTGCACCTTTGCAAGCAGATCATCACCGCTCATGGTGGGCGAATTGGGGTTACGAGTGCGCCCAATGCCGGAGCAAATTTCTGGTTTACTTTGCCATTAGTCTCTAAGAGTAGCGATCGCCTTCTCATTAACCAAAATAGCTCGGCGCATTTCCCACCTTCCATTTGA
- the aroC gene encoding chorismate synthase: MGSTFGHLFRVTTFGESHGGGVGVVIDGCPPRLEISLDEIQFELDRRRPGQSKITTPRKEEDKCEILSGIFEGKTLGTPIALLVRNKDARSQDYDEMAQKYRPSHADATYDAKYGIRNWQGGGRSSARETIGRVAAGAIAKKILKQVAGVEIIGYVKRIKDLEGVVDPNIVTLEQVESNIVRCPDAECADRMIELIEQIGRSGDSVGGVVECVARSVPKGLGEPVFDKLEADLAKGVMSLPASKGFEIGSGFAGTLMTGIEHNDEFYIDEQGEIRTVTNRSGGIQGGISNGENIILRVAFKPTATIRKEQRTVTKEGEETVLAAKGRHDPCVLPRAVPMVESMVALVLCDHLLRHHGQCELF; the protein is encoded by the coding sequence ATGGGTAGTACATTTGGGCATTTATTTCGAGTAACCACCTTTGGTGAATCCCACGGCGGTGGGGTGGGTGTTGTGATTGACGGCTGCCCACCGCGATTAGAGATTTCTCTTGACGAGATTCAGTTTGAACTTGATCGCCGTCGTCCGGGGCAGAGCAAAATCACCACCCCCCGCAAAGAAGAAGACAAGTGCGAGATTCTCTCTGGTATCTTTGAGGGCAAAACGTTGGGAACGCCGATCGCCCTTCTGGTTCGCAATAAGGATGCGCGATCGCAGGACTACGACGAGATGGCACAAAAATATCGCCCCTCTCACGCAGATGCGACTTACGATGCCAAGTATGGCATTCGCAACTGGCAGGGGGGCGGGCGTTCCTCGGCACGGGAGACGATTGGACGAGTTGCAGCAGGGGCGATCGCCAAAAAGATTCTCAAGCAGGTCGCAGGTGTTGAGATTATCGGCTATGTTAAGCGCATCAAAGATTTAGAAGGCGTCGTTGACCCCAACATCGTCACTCTGGAGCAGGTTGAGAGCAATATTGTGCGCTGCCCCGATGCGGAGTGTGCCGATCGCATGATTGAGCTAATTGAACAAATTGGGCGATCGGGCGATTCGGTCGGAGGTGTGGTGGAATGTGTTGCGCGATCGGTTCCAAAAGGTTTGGGTGAACCCGTGTTTGACAAGTTAGAGGCAGATCTGGCGAAAGGAGTGATGTCTCTTCCGGCGAGCAAAGGCTTTGAGATTGGCTCTGGTTTTGCCGGAACGCTAATGACCGGAATTGAGCACAACGATGAGTTTTACATTGATGAGCAGGGTGAGATCCGCACTGTGACCAACCGTTCTGGCGGGATTCAGGGCGGCATTTCTAACGGTGAGAACATTATTTTGCGGGTAGCCTTCAAACCCACGGCTACGATTCGTAAGGAGCAACGCACCGTCACCAAAGAAGGGGAAGAAACCGTTCTGGCAGCCAAAGGGCGACATGATCCCTGCGTTCTACCACGGGCTGTCCCGATGGTGGAATCGATGGTGGCACTCGTACTGTGCGATCACCTGCTGCGCCATCATGGGCAGTGTGAGTTGTTTTAG